In one bacterium genomic region, the following are encoded:
- a CDS encoding NAD(P)H-dependent glycerol-3-phosphate dehydrogenase, whose product MSKVAIVGSGSWGLTLAVLIQEKGHRVTVLCRRMEKKIELETKRIDPKRLGDFRIPDSINFTIIPKEIGDSDYFVFAIPSQHLRDVARKISFEIKPSKIISVIKGIESKTFKTPSEILKEYFPSSKIAVLTGPSIAREVLKKIPTSVVVASEDTEYAKEIQNLFHTGYFRAYHSSDVKGCELGGAIKNVIAIAAGILDGLGFGANTKGALIVRGAREMMRLGEKLGANPLTFSGLSGIGDLITTCFSPFSRNRIVGEAIARGKKPEEILKEMDMVAEGIETSHVIKEIAKKVGVEVPVVEYVHRILIGEISPQEAINAILNRPPKPEFY is encoded by the coding sequence ATGAGCAAAGTCGCAATTGTCGGGTCAGGAAGCTGGGGATTGACTCTTGCCGTTTTAATTCAGGAAAAAGGGCATCGGGTAACCGTTCTTTGCCGGCGGATGGAAAAGAAGATAGAGTTGGAAACAAAAAGAATAGACCCCAAAAGGCTTGGGGATTTTAGAATTCCCGACTCCATTAATTTTACTATCATACCCAAGGAAATAGGTGACTCTGATTACTTTGTCTTTGCCATTCCTTCCCAACATCTTAGGGATGTTGCAAGAAAAATTTCCTTTGAAATCAAGCCAAGTAAGATTATCTCCGTGATAAAGGGAATTGAGTCTAAAACTTTCAAGACACCATCCGAAATTCTAAAAGAATACTTTCCATCATCTAAAATTGCAGTCTTAACTGGGCCGTCCATTGCAAGGGAAGTATTGAAAAAGATACCAACCTCAGTGGTTGTGGCTTCAGAAGATACTGAGTACGCAAAGGAAATTCAAAATCTCTTTCACACTGGATATTTCAGAGCCTACCATTCATCAGACGTCAAGGGTTGTGAACTTGGAGGTGCGATAAAAAACGTAATTGCAATAGCTGCGGGAATTCTTGATGGTCTCGGCTTCGGTGCAAATACAAAAGGGGCATTGATCGTGAGAGGTGCAAGGGAAATGATGAGATTGGGCGAAAAGCTGGGGGCAAATCCTCTCACTTTTTCAGGACTTTCTGGTATTGGTGACCTGATAACAACCTGCTTCTCTCCTTTCTCAAGAAACAGAATCGTAGGTGAAGCAATTGCAAGAGGCAAAAAGCCAGAAGAGATATTGAAGGAAATGGATATGGTAGCCGAGGGTATTGAGACATCACACGTAATTAAGGAAATTGCAAAAAAAGTTGGCGTGGAAGTACCGGTTGTAGAATATGTTCACCGAATATTAATCGGTGAGATCTCCCCTCAAGAAGCAATAAATGCTATCCTTAACAGGCCACCTAAACCTGAATTTTACTAA